aaagaaccagaattcgagttatcggggtaaatttcactGACTTTTTTTGATCAGGGGAAAAGAgttttagttcgagttagcggcgaattcgagttatccgagttcgagccATCGGGGTTCTGCTGTACTTTAAAAACTACTGagcaaatatttaattttcactGATCTTACCTACTGTTTTGAACTTGAGCAAACTTGATAAGAAATGATTTGAACAAAGTCGGACTGACTCCATTGTCCACGCTCTGCATCAGCCCTAGAGAATTGTTGACCATGTCTCTAAGAAAAGTCGACCCCTCGTGACTTGTGAAGGTGATGATAAGCGGCACTTGCTtaaattctcctttttttctcaaaacttgGGGTGTATCATGAAGAAAATTTTCATCTACGACTGGTGCCCAGTAAAGATAATTAACGAAACCAAATTTGATTGACTCGGCGGTTTTTTGCATGTCGGACGCTGTTTTACTGCGCATACAAGAAACCATTGCATAATGGTCACTGGAACCacaattcagtttttgtgcAAGCTCTTTAGTGAAACGGAGACCAAAAGACGTTGGCTGAATCGCAAAGGGACTTAAATCTACACCGCTCTCTGGAATGGCTTGATGAAAGAGATCACGAGATAGAGGCGATAGAAGATGGAGTCCCACGCTGGATCCTCCAGCGCtctctccaaatatggtcacTTTGCTGGGATTCCCGCCAAAGTTCTCAATGTTTTCTTTGACCCACTTCAGTGCTTCCACTTGATCCAACATCCCATAGTTACCAGGCGCCGCCGAATCACCAGTCGTCAAGAAACCAAAGGGACCTAGACGATACTGGATTATGACCACCACCACCCCCTGGAGAGCCAAGATATCGCTAGGAGAAGTGATCGCTGTTCCTAAAACGTAACCTCCACCGTGAATGTAAACCATCACTGGCAAACTGAGGCTGATGTTCGGGCTGTAGACATCAAGATATAAGCAATCCTCGctgaaagtgaaatttgaagtAAAAGGCTTGATTGAGTTTTCGAAAAGTTTGAACTGTAAGCAGACGCTTCCATGGGTTTTAGCCGAATAAACCTTTGGTTTCCACTTTTTTGGCGGCTGTGGTGCTTTAAACCTCAGCTCTCCAGTTGGTGGAGCGGCGAAAGGAACGCCAAGAAATTTGCTGACAGATTTGAACGGACCAGAGGCATTCGGATACGAAGTCACGAGACCCTCGATATCTCCATACTTAGTTGACACTGTTTCTGCTCGAATATGAAGCCAACATGCACAAAAGATAGAAAACGTTGCTAGCAGCATCTTTGAATACTTCTTCTTGTGGAGCTGTTTCTTTTACTAATACCAAACAACGACCGCGCCTGACTTGTTAACACTAGCCAAATGAAGGTTAAGTCGACAGTTTTAAGTTACCTTTCAACTCGCGGCGAGTCTGTTTATGGAATTTCTTTAAAATCCTGGACGTCAATCAAActtgatacatgtacatgtgatgGTGAAAGAGTGCCGATATTTTACATGAACACAATTTGAGCACCCCACATTTTCCTTATTGGCGTTTTATTGACTATATAATCTGGCTGATAAAAACATATTTCTAAAAAGGTTACAAG
The sequence above is a segment of the Porites lutea chromosome 3, jaPorLute2.1, whole genome shotgun sequence genome. Coding sequences within it:
- the LOC140932344 gene encoding neuroligin-4, X-linked-like — its product is MLLATFSIFCACWLHIRAETVSTKYGDIEGLVTSYPNASGPFKSVSKFLGVPFAAPPTGELRFKAPQPPKKWKPKVYSAKTHGSVCLQFKLFENSIKPFTSNFTFSEDCLYLDVYSPNISLSLPVMVYIHGGGYVLGTAITSPSDILALQGVVVVIIQYRLGPFGFLTTGDSAAPGNYGMLDQVEALKWVKENIENFGGNPSKVTIFGESAGGSSVGLHLLSPLSRDLFHQAIPESGVDLSPFAIQPTSFGLRFTKELAQKLNCGSSDHYAMVSCMRSKTASDMQKTAESIKFGFVNYLYWAPVVDENFLHDTPQVLRKKGEFKQVPLIITFTSHEGSTFLRDMVNNSLGLMQSVDNGVSPTLFKSFLIKFAQVQNSRKKIADLLADALEFMYTPWPDNSNTYALRSGLVDVIGDNLFVAPSHKVADVHSQVAPVYMYEFAHRAKSSLVARAEWMGVVHGENIPFDFGVPLLPKFSPHYSQADRNVSLFIMTMYANFARSGDPSVNGVAWEKYNSSHRAYLKVDTSPKLKTSYNSRRMSFWNNYYPKLEQVKFDVNKEVVSGAKDVVTMGTALQVVFALIVYLIY